Below is a window of Nicotiana tabacum cultivar K326 chromosome 19, ASM71507v2, whole genome shotgun sequence DNA.
TTGATCTTCTTGTAATATGCATAAATTATTGAAGTATTAATGTAATTCTTCCCCTTATTATTTTGCAGATGCAAATGATATAACAAATGGATATTTGGACACGGTTATAGATTGTATACCAAGTATGAAAAATCTTCGTCTTAGGGAATTTCCCAGCCAAATCAGAACCACAGATATAAATGACAAATTGCTGAATTTCATTATGGGAGAAACTGAAGGAGCTTCAAAAGCATCAGCCATTATTTTCCACACTTTTGATTCACTCGAATTTAATGTCTTAAGAGATTTATCCTTAATTTGTCCTCCACTTTATACAATTGGACCTCTTCATTTGCTCACTGATCAACTTCCAGAAAATAATCTAAAATTCCTCAGAGCCAATTTATGGAAAGAAGATGAGGACTGTCTCCAGTGGCTAAATTCAAAGGAGGAAAAATCAGTGGTTTATGTAAATTTTGGTAGCATAACAGTTTTGACAAAAACACAACTCATGGAATTTGCATGGGGACTTGCTAATAGCAAGAAAAACTTTTTTTGGGTAATTAGATCTGATGCAGTTATTGGTGATGATTCTGCAATGTTACCAAATGATTTCGTCAAAGAAACTAAAGAAAGAGGGCTAATTTCAAGATGGTGTTGTCAAGAACAAGTGTTGAAACATTCATCAATTGGTGTATTTTTGACTCATTGTGGGTGGAATTCAGTGATGGAAAGTATAGGAATTGGTGTTCCTATGATTTGTTGGCCATTTTTTGCTGATCAGCACATAAATTGCaggtatatatgcatttttttgtatttgtttCAAAAGTTACTCATTTTATGTGACACTTTTTTTGGCGTGTCCCAAAAAGAATATAACTTTATTATACTATTACAAACaattaaactttaaaccttgTGTTCTTTTATGCTTAATGACATGATGTTATAGCTCAACTATCTATGACATATTTTAGACCATTATTTTaatagtcttttttttttctttctaaattgTGTCTAGTGTCGTCGCATAAATTGAGAGGGAGGAGTATTATGTATATAGTATATCAGTATATGCATCATATTACACATGTATAGGGACTTTTTTAGTAGTTTCTGTCCCTTTTTTGGTCTAGTACTAGTACTTAATAACAAAATTAAGAAGGGGGATTCAAAATAAAagatttcatcattttcatgTGCAGGTATGTATGTTGTGAATGGGGCGTTGGCTTGGAAATTGGCAAGAATGTGAAGAGAGATGAAGTGGAGAAAATTGTGAGGGAAGTTATGTATGGAGAAAAAGGTAAGAAGGTGAAGAAGAAGGTGAGTGAGTGGAAAAAATTGGCAGAAGAGGCTACTGGATTAGAGGGTTCATCAAGCTTGAATTTAGATAAATTAGTGAAGGATGTACTTCTGTCCAAGAATTCAGTTCATTAGTAGATATATTGCTTAACTCAAAATAAACAGAAAAAAGGTCAAACCTGAAAGTTTGAGTTACTtacttttagaagaaaaaagagaatgaCAACAAGGATACAAGCAGTATCAAGTAAACAAACAGCAAATTGGAGGGGTAGTAAAACACTGCATCTTATTTCCACCTCTACAACTTCTCTCTTTATTCATGTACAATTTCCTTTTTCATGTTTTTCCTTATTGTGTTTCCTTTCTGAACTTCATGTGAATGCACTCTTGGCACATAATGTGCTCAATTCAACTTATAGCTTACAAACCAGGAAAAAAGGCAAGAAAATGACCAACTACGATAGTACCTAGTTGTTCTGTCCTACTGACTTAATTCACGGGCGCAAATTGTTGATCAATCAGTCGTTGAGCCCTTTCAACTATCCTCTTTATCACTTCACCTGCAGGTAGAATTTCCTTTATAAGACCAATGCTCTGACCAGCATACATTGCCATGCTTTCGATATCTCCCGTAGTTGAGGCATTTGGAACTGTACCAGCAAAGCGATGAACCTCTCTTTCCTGTTCAAGAAAGAATATGAAACTAATTACATTTTTAAGAACAAGGTATAGATAGAAGAAATCTGCTCATAAAATAAATGCACTATAAGTATCAAATGATAAGAGGAGCTGCTATCATTGTCAAATAGAGAACTAGAAAGTTAATAGCATTCTAATTTCTTTATACTTATAAGGTAAAATGCTGATCGCAGAGTGGAGCTTGATATGACAGAACATTTTCAAGATTTTTATTAGGAAGAATATAGCAGGATATTCACCTTGCCGTGTATGATTGTGCGGCCAATGACCGGTTGATTTGTCTCATTCTCATGACTTGGGAGCGCCTTCCATTCCTTGAAGAACGGGGTTGCCAGAACGCGATGTGGTGCCCCTGGCCACCTTGCGCGACCAAATAAGTCCGTGTATTCTGTTTGCTCAAATTCAATGAGCTTCCTCTTGTATGTTGGGTGCGCATAGCTTTCCTCTGTTGTGAGAAACCTGAAAAGGTATTAGAAGTATAAAAGTAGTGACCTTTTTGGTATACAAATGGACATGAACAGTTTTAATGCGAGGAAATCCCAAAATATTCCTGTCTGATGCGCTGAAACAACTAAAATCACCGGGTATGTTACCACCTTGTGACATATATTTCATCTTTACTGTCAGACCAAACATTTCACCAAATAAAATTAAGTCTAGAAcctattaatttaaaattcttgATCCCTCATATATGAAAATGTAAGGTAAGAAAATACTGAACAGATAAGAATTCACACTTACCAACAACATTAAACTCCAACGATATATAACACAGAAATATTTCATGTATTCTCTTGTGTAAGAACAAGACAATATCTATCTAAGCTAGAAGGCACAGCAAACTGCAATTTAAAAGTGAGACCTCCTTCTAAAGAGAAGTAGATCAGCCTGAACAACAGGATATAGATTAAATTGGAAGCAGGTACTGATGACAGATTAAACACCTTAGGATGTTCGAAGTTAAAGTTCAATACCTAGTGCCTAATGACACACCGTGTGCACCAAGGGCCAGAGCAGCAACATAACCACGCTCGTCCACAATTCCTCCAGCAGCAATTACTGCAATGTCACGACCACAAACAAGATCGACAACTCTAGGCAATAAGGTAATTAAACCATCCTAAAAGGAATTCAGCCAAGTAGGTGATATATTAGTAATCTTACATATGATGTAATAAAAAGTGAAATCTGCACGAGCATGAAGGTGGGGGTTTGAAGTGAAATATTCTTAAGGCAGAAGTAATAAGAATCTAACGCATCTCATTAATGTGATCACCATTATACCTGGCCAGCAACATGGCCTCCTGCTTCCCGACCTTGGACAATAAGTGCATCTACACCAGCATCTGCGGCTTTCTTTGCTTCTTCATAGCTGCcaatctttaaaaaataaatgagTTTTATAAGGTACATTTCAGAAACAATAGATTAGGAGGCTAAACTTATATTCTTTCACACATGTGCCGACTATAAAtctaaagcaacaagtagaagccACTAAACTTGCAGAAGCATGACTATTCATGAATCATTCTGCAGGATAAATAGAGGGATAAAGCAGAATACTTCAAAAGGAATCATCTATCTGAATTTTTCAAAATTCGTAATACCATTACATGATTATCTATGAACTCCTAATCCTTAACACTAACTTGCAAGTAAGAAACAACCCACAATGAAACAGAATAGAAGTATATGGTAATTCATATCTTACATAATTCAACTAGAACAAGTAAATAAAAATACGACGAATAAACTTGATTTGAACTTCTTTTACTTGTGTCGCAAATCAAGTCATTTCTTAAAATTTGTGTTCTTGGTGAAGAGTTACCTTCATTTGTGAGGTACATTTAACTAGAACAGGCAGAGTAAAAGTTTCGGAGCAGTATAGAGGAATTTGAAGCTGATCCCCACTCTTATCCAGTTAAAGAAAATTCACATAAGGTTCTATCATTATGTAGTGCATTAATGGCAAAGAAATTCACATAGGGTCCATCATTAAGTTTTGCGATTTGAATGACAAAAGTATGAATTTTGAAAGTTCAAAAAAATTTATCTGTTGAGAACTTACTTGGGGTACAACCTTGACCCCAGCATTATGAGCTTCAAGAACCAACTCTTTTGAGCATTCACCCCAATAAAGCTGTAATACTGCAACCTTCTCATCCAATATAGCCTTTAAATTTTCCTTGTGAGGAAATGCAAGAACTACACCTATCCCAAATGGTTTGTTAGTCAAGGTTCTTGTTTTCCTTATGAGCTCCCTCACACGATCAGGATCTTCCTATCACACAAACGTACAATGTTACATTCCTCTGGACTTTTGTCTAATCAAAGAAAAGACAGCCAATAACTTAACAGGGTAATTGGAAGTCAACTGTCACTTCTGAGACAGTATACTAGTTGCTGCAATAAATTAAATTATACTATTGATAgtacaaaaattctaaattaaatccaAAAGTAATAGTATATGTCTCACTGGAAAACAAAGAAGAGGAAGTGTAGGAGAGATACCCAATCAGGGGCTCTAAGAAGAGCGAGAGCACCAGCAttagcaacagcagcaacaagcTCTGGACCTGATATATCTGGTCCTAAGGGTGCCTGCACAATCCCATACTCAAATCCCAATATCCCTCTCCAACCCATAACTCTCTTTCTTCAGCTGCCCAAAAATAGATCCCTGACTATAACTTCTGAGGTGAACTCATGTTTCTGGAACCAAACTTGgacatttttatatattattatcaCACATGGCTGCTGTCTTATCTGAATTTTCGAATAATGTACAAAGGTTGTCAACTATTGTGATTTATACGTAAGCCACTACGTCTAAAGCAACTGTagtatataaattaaatataatAGTAAACGTAAATAAATATAGTGAAGACAAGAAAAGGACGAGTGTCAACATATTGGAAAATGAATGAGGTGGGTTATTGACGGGCTTCTATTAGCTTTTACGATCCATTGAATTAAGCTGAGAAATTACTCGGGAGTTGATTACACAGGCAAAACAAATGAATTATGTCTCTATACCACTGATGCGAAAAATCAAACTTTTCTCAACTCACTTTTTTACAATTCAATTTGAACTCTGATTTCCTACTAATTTTTTGTAGTCAAATTGAACTTTGGTTTCttcgttttccttttctttcgATATATGACAGTAAAATTTATGTAACAAGATGACTTATGTCAGGGACAAAAACGTTTACGCTACTCCGGTGGTTTCAATTTTTGTTACTAGCAATTTAGCATAGTATAATCATTTCAAATCAACTGACCAGAATTATGTAATATCC
It encodes the following:
- the LOC107797150 gene encoding uncharacterized protein LOC107797150: MGWRGILGFEYGIVQAPLGPDISGPELVAAVANAGALALLRAPDWEDPDRVRELIRKTRTLTNKPFGIGVVLAFPHKENLKAILDEKVAVLQLYWGECSKELVLEAHNAGVKVVPQIGSYEEAKKAADAGVDALIVQGREAGGHVAGQDGLITLLPRVVDLVCGRDIAVIAAGGIVDERGYVAALALGAHGVSLGTRFLTTEESYAHPTYKRKLIEFEQTEYTDLFGRARWPGAPHRVLATPFFKEWKALPSHENETNQPVIGRTIIHGKEREVHRFAGTVPNASTTGDIESMAMYAGQSIGLIKEILPAGEVIKRIVERAQRLIDQQFAPVN
- the LOC107797148 gene encoding 7-deoxyloganetin glucosyltransferase is translated as MGSLKGKKAQKPHAVCIPFPSQGHINPMLKISILVHSKGFHITFVNSEYNHKRFLKSRGHSSLEVFQDFVFETIPDGLPPIDADTTQHIPSLCFSTKENCLAPFKELLIKINSSNDVPPVTCIIFDGIMTFAVLAAQEIGVPSVSFRTTNACSFMCNKHLPLLIEKGILPLKDANDITNGYLDTVIDCIPSMKNLRLREFPSQIRTTDINDKLLNFIMGETEGASKASAIIFHTFDSLEFNVLRDLSLICPPLYTIGPLHLLTDQLPENNLKFLRANLWKEDEDCLQWLNSKEEKSVVYVNFGSITVLTKTQLMEFAWGLANSKKNFFWVIRSDAVIGDDSAMLPNDFVKETKERGLISRWCCQEQVLKHSSIGVFLTHCGWNSVMESIGIGVPMICWPFFADQHINCRYVCCEWGVGLEIGKNVKRDEVEKIVREVMYGEKGKKVKKKVSEWKKLAEEATGLEGSSSLNLDKLVKDVLLSKNSVH